ACCGGATCAGCACCGCCCGCGGCTGGGTGTTCTGCAGCGCGTCGACGAACTTGCTGATGTCGGCCACCCGGCCGGTCGCGTTCAGCGAGATCGGCAGCTCCTCGACGGTGCTCACCACCGCCGAGGTGGAGCGGGCGGACGCGGTGTACGCGCTGACGTCCACCTTGAGCGTCGAGCCGAGGGTCTGCAGCTGGCGCAGGAAAGCCGGGATGCTGTCCGCGGTGGGCAGCGCCTTCTCGTACCGGGCCTTGTCGGCCTGGTACTCGGGCAGGTTCTCATTGTCCGCCTTCAGGTCGGCCAGGCGCTTGCGCAGCTGGGCGAACTGGGTGGTGGCGTCCTCGACCTGCCCGCGCATGTCGGAGGCCTCGGCGTACTTCGGCTTGATCATCACG
This window of the Actinoplanes oblitus genome carries:
- a CDS encoding type IV pilus inner membrane component PilO; the protein is MSGLRSDRIWLFGGLALVVLLIVAGWFVMIKPKYAEASDMRGQVEDATTQFAQLRKRLADLKADNENLPEYQADKARYEKALPTADSIPAFLRQLQTLGSTLKVDVSAYTASARSTSAVVSTVEELPISLNATGRVADISKFVDALQNTQPRAVLIRSAVLTLGDLDSAELSLTLVAFRNTSASNGTTVTTTQ